From the genome of Elusimicrobiota bacterium:
AACCAGGCCCGGCAACAATTCGCCTGGGCAAAATTAAAAAGCGCTTATGACGCCAATGAGGCGGTTTCAGGAGTAATTGTTAAAAAAATCAAGGGCGGGTTTATTGTCGACATAGGGATCGACGCATTTTTGCCCATGTCCCAGGTTGACACAAAATCTATTGATTCCCTCAACGAATTATTGAACAGAAATATAAAGGTTTTAATAACGGAATTGAATAATAAAAACAAATCAGCGGTTGTGTCCCATAAAAGAATTGCAGATATTGAAAGGAAAAACAATGCGGTAAAAATTCTTTCCAATATAAAAGTTGACGACATCATCGAAGGCACGGTATCAAAATTAACGGATTTCGGGGCCTTTATTGATATCGGCGGCGGCGTTGAAGGTTTGGCGCACATAAGCGACCTGTCCTGGCACAGGATTAATAAAGCGTCGGAAGCGGTGCATGCAGGCGATAAAATTAAAGTAAAAGTTTTGGCAATAGATAATGAAAAAAGTAAAATTTCCCTCGGGTTGAAACAGCTCCTTGCGCATCCCTGGGACGATATAGAAAAAAAATATCCGGTTGGCGGCCTGGTAAAGGGAAAAGTTACGTCGTTGGTTGATTTTGGCGCATTCGTTGAACTTGAGCCGGGTATAGAGGGCTTAGTCCACGTTTCCGAACTTTCCTGGAAAGAAAGAATAGGGCATCCGAAAAAAATATTTAAGTCCGGTGAAAGTTATGAGTTTAAGGTATTGGATGTCAATCGCCAGCAGGGCAAGTTATCGCTTTCTTTGAAAAGGACAAAAGAGAATCCCTGGGAAGAATTGAAGAAAAAATACCCGGCGGGGACAAAATTAAAAGTGAAGGTTACGAAACTTGCTCCTTTCGGTGTTTTCGTGAATATTGAAGATAATATGGAGGGGCTTATTCCTTTGACGGATATGTCCTGGACAAAAAGAATTAACCATCCTGACCAGCTAGTTTCCGCAGGCAGTGAAATTGATGCAGTCCTGCTTGAAGTAAAACCTGAAGAGGAACGCGCTCACTTGTCGATAAAACATTTAACCCAGGACCCTTTTGAGAAATATTCAATGGGAAATGTTGTTAAAGGCGAGGTAAACAAAATATTTGATTTTGGCATCACTATAAAGCTCGAAACAAATTTAGAGGGGTTTATTCATAAAAATGAGATTTCGCGCGATAAAGACACTGACCCTAAAGTCTTATTTAAGTTGGGCCAGGAAGTAGAAGCAAAAGTAATCCGTTCCGACAGGAAAACAAGAAAAATCGACCTCTCGGTAAGAAAACTCGAAATTGAACTGGAAAAAGAGCTGGTCAAAAAATATTCAAATATGCCCAATCCCAGTTTGGGCCAGGTGCTGGAAGAAAAGCTGGACTAAATATGCCTATATACGAATTCTCCTGCAAGAAGTGCAAAAAACAGTTTGAGCTGCTGTTATTTAGCGGCGAGGAAGCGGTATGCCCGGAATGCGGAAATAAAGAACTTATAAAATATATGTCGAGATTCTCTGCCCAGGGCGTTGGTAGCGGCCCTGCGGGCGCTAACGGTTCTTCTTGCGGAAGCTGTCCTCCCGGCCATAACTGTTCAAGCTGCAGTTGTCATTAGAAACGCTGCTACATTCTGTAATTCTCTCCATTCATTTTGAAACAATACTATTTTTTTGTATAATGCTAAAGCCTATGAAAAAACGCTATATTGAAGTTTCAATCGTTTCGCTGGTATGCCTGGTGCTGGTTTTTCTTATTTTTAACTGGACTATCCGGGCTGTTATTCATAACAGGTCTGAAGTGATAGTCCCCAAGATAGAAGGCAAATCCCTCCAGGATGCGATGGACACCATTTCAGTTCTTGGCCTGGGTGTTATAAAAGAGGGCGAAGAATTCAGCGCAAAGCTTCCTCCTGGCACAGTTTTACGCCAAACCCCGAACGCAGGTATGACAGTCAGGCAGGGGAAAATCATCAGAATAATGCTAAGCAGGGGAAGCGACCTGGTTTTTGTCCCGGATGTAGTAGGCCAGACAACAAAAGTTGCCGAACTCATAATCAGAAAGAATCAATTAGTATATAACGTAAGTGACCAGGTTTATTCCCTGCGGTACGAGAAGAATAAAATTATTTCGCAAAAACCGGATGCTAACAGCGTTGCAGACAAAAATGTGCCGGTTGATGTCCTGGTGTCTTTAGGCGAGCCGCCTGAAGGAATGATACTAATGCCGGACTTTGTTGGTAAAGATATAAATGAATTTAAAAGTTGGTCGGAGAAAAACAAAATAACTTATCAGATTAAAGAAGAAGAGTACGAATCTGCGGCTGTAAATGTAATCGTCGGCCAGGAGCCTGCATCCGATACAGTAGTAACCTATACCACCGTTGTTCTCGTGACAGTTTCCAAGGGGTCTAAAGCGGCGCTTACCACAGCTTCGCAGCCTGCCGGCGAAGTTTTTCATTATGAAGTTCCGCAAGGCGCGAAAGAACAGAAAGTGCAGGTAATGCTGATTGACAGCACAGGCGAACACCAGATATTTTCAAGCATTCAGCTTCCTGGAAGCAAAATAGACATTCCTATTATGAAAAAAGGCCGGGCTAAACTGAGAATGTTTATAAACAATATACTTGTCG
Proteins encoded in this window:
- a CDS encoding 30S ribosomal protein S1 translates to MEETEMNFEAAINGMRDPKPGEIRAVKIVAVDNEGVVVGLGMKSEGFIPIEEFGQRGVPGDFVSEKEIQVVFTGSRMDGYFLVSYNQARQQFAWAKLKSAYDANEAVSGVIVKKIKGGFIVDIGIDAFLPMSQVDTKSIDSLNELLNRNIKVLITELNNKNKSAVVSHKRIADIERKNNAVKILSNIKVDDIIEGTVSKLTDFGAFIDIGGGVEGLAHISDLSWHRINKASEAVHAGDKIKVKVLAIDNEKSKISLGLKQLLAHPWDDIEKKYPVGGLVKGKVTSLVDFGAFVELEPGIEGLVHVSELSWKERIGHPKKIFKSGESYEFKVLDVNRQQGKLSLSLKRTKENPWEELKKKYPAGTKLKVKVTKLAPFGVFVNIEDNMEGLIPLTDMSWTKRINHPDQLVSAGSEIDAVLLEVKPEEERAHLSIKHLTQDPFEKYSMGNVVKGEVNKIFDFGITIKLETNLEGFIHKNEISRDKDTDPKVLFKLGQEVEAKVIRSDRKTRKIDLSVRKLEIELEKELVKKYSNMPNPSLGQVLEEKLD
- a CDS encoding zinc ribbon domain-containing protein, whose amino-acid sequence is MPIYEFSCKKCKKQFELLLFSGEEAVCPECGNKELIKYMSRFSAQGVGSGPAGANGSSCGSCPPGHNCSSCSCH
- a CDS encoding PASTA domain-containing protein, with amino-acid sequence MKKRYIEVSIVSLVCLVLVFLIFNWTIRAVIHNRSEVIVPKIEGKSLQDAMDTISVLGLGVIKEGEEFSAKLPPGTVLRQTPNAGMTVRQGKIIRIMLSRGSDLVFVPDVVGQTTKVAELIIRKNQLVYNVSDQVYSLRYEKNKIISQKPDANSVADKNVPVDVLVSLGEPPEGMILMPDFVGKDINEFKSWSEKNKITYQIKEEEYESAAVNVIVGQEPASDTVVTYTTVVLVTVSKGSKAALTTASQPAGEVFHYEVPQGAKEQKVQVMLIDSTGEHQIFSSIQLPGSKIDIPIMKKGRAKLRMFINNILVEEKEL